A genomic stretch from Candidatus Dependentiae bacterium includes:
- a CDS encoding DMT family transporter encodes MILLVLLYGLLALAFTIGKHALDYTQPCFLIAFRMLIAGSAMLAYILYKNRTLRFIYKKDMLLFLQTALFHIYIAYIGEFWALQFITSSKTTLFYSLTPFISAVLAYFLFKEKFGGYKIFGMILGFIGVCPMLFMQTDMPEFGAELFRISLPEVVLLGAVVSSSYAWFLVKKLMDRGYHLISINGIAMFIGGILALITSIIFEIILPVSQGQSVVVVAEWLPFLQWTFGLILIANVIGYNLYAFLLQRYTVTFVSLAGCLCPLFGAFFGWYFLSEKITWHYFASFVLVTIALFVFYKEEMNTKV; translated from the coding sequence ATGATTCTTCTTGTTTTGTTATATGGGCTGCTTGCTTTAGCATTTACTATTGGTAAGCATGCGCTGGATTATACTCAACCATGCTTTCTTATCGCATTTCGTATGCTTATTGCTGGTAGTGCAATGTTGGCTTATATATTATATAAAAACAGAACATTACGTTTTATATATAAAAAAGATATGCTTCTTTTTTTGCAAACAGCGCTTTTTCATATTTACATTGCTTATATTGGTGAATTTTGGGCGCTACAATTTATTACCTCATCAAAAACAACATTGTTCTATTCTTTGACGCCGTTTATTTCTGCAGTTTTGGCTTATTTTCTTTTTAAGGAAAAATTTGGTGGTTATAAAATTTTCGGAATGATTTTAGGTTTTATTGGCGTATGTCCTATGCTTTTTATGCAAACTGATATGCCGGAATTCGGAGCAGAGCTATTTAGAATTTCTTTGCCAGAAGTTGTATTACTAGGCGCAGTGGTTTCTTCTTCTTATGCGTGGTTTTTGGTTAAAAAACTTATGGATCGTGGCTATCATTTGATTAGTATTAATGGTATCGCAATGTTTATTGGTGGCATTTTAGCTTTAATTACATCGATAATTTTTGAAATAATACTACCAGTATCTCAAGGGCAATCAGTTGTTGTTGTAGCTGAATGGTTACCATTTTTACAGTGGACGTTTGGATTGATTTTGATTGCTAATGTTATTGGTTATAATTTGTATGCATTTTTGTTGCAGCGTTATACTGTTACATTTGTTAGTTTGGCAGGTTGTTTATGTCCACTTTTTGGTGCTTTTTTTGGCTGGTATTTTTTGAGTGAAAAAATTACATGGCATTATTTTGCTTCGTTTGTGCTCGTAACAATTGCGCTTTTTGTTTTTTATAAAGAAGAAATGAATACAAAAGTTTAA